A genomic segment from Thermostichus lividus PCC 6715 encodes:
- a CDS encoding B12-binding domain-containing radical SAM protein, with amino-acid sequence MNHPFTAETYLFEPAHPNSDALQVIYGFPNTYSVGITSLGYQLVWATLARRRDVAVSRLFTDVHEPLPRHPELVGFSLSWELDYANLLALLEQLNIPIWQRDRHEGHPLIFGGGPVLTANPEPFADFFDVILLGDAEPLLEPFLTTVAHERSAPRQTQLHRLAQVPGLYVPSLYTVTYTSPSGDINGIEPTQPSVPRVVQKQVHRGHTLAASTVVTPLAAWESIYMVEVVRSCPELCRFCLASYLTLPFRTPSIETLIPAIERGLAVTDRIGLLGASVTQHPEFVALMDYLSQPQFAQVRLSIASVRTNTVTEALAQLLSQRGTHSLTIAIETGSARLRHVINKKLETEEILAAATHAQAGGLRALKFYGMVGLPTETTADVEATVALFQTLKKTAPRLRFTLGCSTFVPKAQTPFQWYGVQPLAEKRLKFLKKELGKLGVEFRPESYNDSLIQALLSRGDRRLAPLLERVRHYGTSLGSYRRSFKELQGQLPELDDYIWADWPQDKVLPWQHLQSGLPANTLAKHAAVALQVS; translated from the coding sequence GTGAACCATCCCTTCACTGCGGAAACGTACCTTTTTGAGCCAGCACACCCCAACAGTGATGCATTACAGGTGATTTATGGCTTTCCCAACACCTACAGTGTTGGCATTACTAGCTTGGGCTATCAGCTGGTGTGGGCCACCTTAGCCCGCCGCCGAGATGTTGCCGTCAGCCGCCTATTTACCGATGTGCACGAACCCCTCCCCCGGCATCCAGAGTTGGTGGGGTTTTCTCTCTCGTGGGAACTGGATTATGCAAATCTGTTGGCGCTTCTAGAGCAGTTAAACATTCCTATTTGGCAGCGCGATCGCCACGAGGGGCATCCCCTTATCTTTGGCGGCGGGCCAGTGCTAACGGCAAATCCTGAACCCTTTGCCGACTTTTTTGATGTGATTCTCCTAGGGGATGCCGAACCCCTGTTAGAGCCGTTTTTGACCACCGTTGCCCACGAACGAAGCGCACCTCGCCAGACGCAGTTACACCGTCTTGCTCAGGTTCCCGGCCTCTATGTTCCCAGCCTTTACACCGTTACCTATACCAGCCCCAGTGGTGACATCAACGGGATTGAACCCACCCAGCCCTCTGTGCCGAGAGTGGTGCAAAAACAAGTCCATCGGGGACACACCTTAGCCGCTTCGACTGTGGTGACCCCTCTTGCAGCGTGGGAGAGCATTTACATGGTGGAGGTGGTGCGCAGTTGCCCAGAACTGTGTCGCTTTTGCTTGGCAAGCTATCTCACCTTACCCTTTCGCACCCCCAGTATCGAGACGCTGATTCCGGCGATTGAGCGCGGCTTGGCAGTGACCGATCGCATTGGCCTGCTGGGTGCCTCTGTGACCCAACATCCAGAATTTGTTGCCTTGATGGACTACCTAAGCCAGCCCCAATTTGCACAGGTGCGTCTGAGTATTGCATCGGTACGCACAAATACGGTAACAGAAGCATTGGCGCAACTGCTGAGCCAGCGGGGTACCCATTCCCTGACCATTGCGATTGAAACGGGGTCTGCCCGTCTGCGGCACGTGATTAACAAGAAACTCGAGACTGAGGAAATCCTCGCAGCTGCCACCCACGCTCAAGCGGGAGGACTCAGGGCGCTCAAATTCTACGGCATGGTGGGGTTACCCACAGAAACCACTGCCGATGTTGAGGCCACGGTGGCTTTATTTCAAACCCTCAAGAAAACAGCGCCGCGCTTACGCTTCACCCTTGGCTGTAGTACCTTTGTTCCCAAAGCGCAAACACCGTTCCAGTGGTACGGGGTACAACCCTTGGCGGAGAAACGTCTTAAGTTTCTCAAAAAAGAACTGGGGAAGCTAGGGGTGGAGTTTCGTCCAGAGTCCTATAATGATTCCCTCATTCAAGCCTTGCTCTCCCGGGGCGATCGCCGCTTGGCACCGTTGCTAGAGCGCGTTCGCCATTATGGCACGTCTTTGGGCAGCTATCGACGCAGCTTTAAGGAGTTGCAGGGGCAGCTTCCTGAGCTGGATGACTATATCTGGGCTGATTGGCCGCAGGATAAGGTTTTACCGTGGCAACATCTCCAAAGTGGGTTGCCG
- the topA gene encoding type I DNA topoisomerase, translated as MSTLVIVESPTKARTIRKFLPADYRVEASMGHVRDLPRSAADVPAEFKGEEWATLGVNVAAGFEPLYIVPKDKQKVVKELKTALENADELLLATDEDREGESISWHLLQLLNPKVPVRRMVFHEITDEAIQAALRNCREVNQQLVRAQETRRILDRLVGYTLSPLLWRKIAPHLSAGRVQSVAVRLLVQRERERLAFRKGQFWDLKAVLDQRGTLFPARLVSVGGQRVAAGNDFDPATGQLRHPNAVLLLDEAAANALRDRLLTETWTVSEQEERQQVRKPAPPFTTSTLQQEANRKLHLSARETMRIAQKLYEEGYITYMRTDSVHLSEQAIAAARSCVETMYGKAFLSPQPRQYTTKTKGAQEAHEAIRPAGSQFRTPQETNLRDRELDLYELIWKRTVATQMADARLTLLTVSITAGDALFRAHGKRIDFAGFFRAYVEGSDDPDAALESQEVVLPLMQVGEILRCQTLESVGHETQPPPRYTEASLVKALEQAGIGRPSTYATIISTIQDREYALRRGNALEPTFTAFAVTSLLEKYFPDLVDINFTARMEQTLDDISTGEVEWLPYLESFYLGEQGLEQQVKERERTIEATEARAIALPELNAEVVVGRFGPFIVYQNGNGSEPIKASLPQDATPGSLNREQIEQLIRQKLEGPDKLGVHPETGEPIFLLTGRFGPYVQLGEATAENPKPKRASLPKGVSPDEVTLDLAVTLLSLPRTLGVHPDSGKLIQANQGRFGPYIVLDPDGEKEYRSLKAEDSVYTITLERALELLAMPKSTRGRAKKQVLAVLGNHPETDEPVQIFDGPYGPYVNHGKVNAALPDGVSVETITLEQALPLLAAKAPQKTSRQRGSATGAAGKTRKTKSAPKTTKTTKTASRKRGSA; from the coding sequence ATGTCCACCCTTGTTATTGTTGAATCGCCCACCAAAGCCCGTACTATTCGCAAGTTCTTGCCCGCGGACTATCGCGTTGAAGCCTCCATGGGACACGTTCGGGATCTTCCCCGCAGTGCTGCCGATGTACCCGCAGAATTTAAGGGGGAAGAGTGGGCGACCTTGGGCGTGAATGTGGCCGCAGGCTTTGAGCCACTGTACATTGTCCCTAAGGATAAGCAAAAAGTTGTTAAGGAACTAAAAACAGCCCTTGAGAACGCCGATGAGTTACTCCTAGCAACTGATGAAGACCGCGAAGGGGAAAGTATTAGTTGGCACCTACTGCAACTTCTCAACCCTAAGGTGCCCGTACGGCGCATGGTCTTTCACGAGATTACCGATGAGGCGATTCAAGCTGCCCTCCGCAATTGCCGCGAGGTGAACCAGCAACTCGTGCGCGCCCAAGAAACGCGGCGAATTCTAGATCGCCTAGTGGGGTACACCCTATCCCCCCTGCTGTGGCGCAAAATTGCCCCCCATCTGTCGGCGGGGCGGGTACAGTCTGTGGCGGTGCGCCTACTCGTGCAGCGGGAGCGGGAGCGCCTAGCCTTTCGTAAAGGTCAGTTTTGGGATCTCAAGGCGGTTCTTGATCAGCGGGGAACCCTATTTCCAGCGCGGCTTGTGAGTGTGGGTGGGCAGCGGGTGGCTGCGGGCAATGATTTTGATCCGGCCACTGGGCAACTGCGTCATCCCAACGCTGTCCTGCTGCTGGATGAGGCTGCGGCTAATGCCCTGCGCGATCGCCTCTTGACGGAAACCTGGACGGTTAGCGAACAGGAAGAGCGCCAACAAGTCCGCAAACCTGCTCCCCCTTTTACCACCTCTACGCTGCAACAGGAGGCCAACCGCAAGCTGCACCTTTCAGCGCGCGAGACAATGCGGATTGCCCAAAAGCTTTACGAGGAGGGCTATATCACCTATATGCGTACCGACTCGGTGCATCTGTCGGAGCAGGCGATCGCCGCTGCCCGCAGTTGTGTTGAAACCATGTACGGTAAAGCCTTTCTTTCCCCCCAGCCCAGGCAGTACACCACCAAAACCAAGGGTGCCCAAGAAGCCCACGAAGCCATTCGCCCTGCTGGCAGCCAGTTCCGCACCCCCCAAGAAACAAACCTGCGGGATCGCGAACTAGACCTCTACGAACTGATTTGGAAGCGCACCGTTGCCACCCAAATGGCCGATGCCCGCCTCACTCTCTTAACGGTGTCCATTACTGCTGGCGATGCCCTCTTCCGGGCCCACGGCAAACGGATTGATTTTGCGGGCTTTTTCCGTGCCTACGTCGAAGGCTCCGATGACCCCGATGCTGCCCTCGAAAGCCAAGAAGTGGTTCTGCCGCTGATGCAGGTGGGAGAGATTCTGCGCTGTCAAACCCTCGAAAGTGTGGGGCACGAAACGCAGCCTCCGCCACGCTACACCGAGGCCAGCTTAGTCAAAGCTCTAGAACAAGCAGGAATTGGCCGCCCCAGCACCTATGCGACCATCATTAGCACCATCCAAGACCGAGAGTATGCCCTGCGTCGGGGCAATGCACTTGAGCCAACCTTTACGGCTTTTGCGGTTACCAGCCTCCTTGAAAAATACTTCCCCGACTTAGTGGATATAAACTTTACTGCCCGGATGGAGCAAACCCTTGACGATATTTCTACCGGCGAGGTAGAGTGGCTGCCCTACCTAGAATCGTTCTATTTGGGGGAGCAGGGTCTAGAGCAGCAGGTCAAAGAGCGCGAGCGCACCATTGAAGCGACAGAAGCCCGAGCGATCGCCCTGCCGGAACTGAACGCTGAGGTGGTGGTGGGTCGGTTTGGACCGTTTATTGTTTACCAAAATGGCAATGGTAGCGAACCCATCAAAGCCTCCCTTCCCCAAGATGCAACCCCCGGAAGTCTGAATCGTGAACAAATCGAGCAACTGATCCGCCAAAAGCTCGAAGGCCCCGATAAGCTGGGGGTACACCCAGAGACAGGCGAACCCATCTTTTTGCTCACAGGGCGATTTGGCCCCTACGTACAACTGGGGGAAGCTACCGCCGAGAACCCCAAGCCCAAGCGCGCCTCATTGCCTAAAGGGGTTAGCCCCGATGAAGTGACCCTCGATTTGGCAGTGACCCTTTTATCATTACCGCGCACCCTTGGGGTACATCCAGACTCCGGCAAGCTTATTCAAGCGAATCAGGGGCGATTTGGCCCTTACATTGTGCTAGACCCCGATGGCGAGAAAGAGTACCGCTCCCTCAAAGCCGAAGATAGCGTCTATACCATTACCCTTGAGCGGGCGCTGGAACTACTGGCGATGCCAAAGTCAACCCGTGGCCGCGCCAAAAAGCAAGTTCTTGCGGTGTTAGGCAACCACCCTGAAACCGATGAGCCCGTGCAAATTTTTGATGGTCCCTACGGCCCTTACGTCAACCACGGTAAAGTCAATGCCGCGTTGCCCGATGGTGTGAGTGTTGAGACCATAACCCTTGAGCAAGCCCTGCCACTGCTTGCCGCTAAGGCACCGCAAAAGACCTCGCGGCAAAGGGGGAGTGCAACTGGCGCAGCCGGGAAAACCCGAAAAACTAAAAGTGCACCTAAAACAACAAAAACAACAAAAACGGCCTCGCGTAAGCGGGGGTCTGCCTAG